From Candidatus Xianfuyuplasma coldseepsis:
CATTTTTAATTCTTCCAATGCTGCTTTTGGGTTGATTACCATACCATTCGCAAGGATATTAATGGCATCTTCTCGAAAAATTCCCGATGGAATTAGATGAAGCGCATACTTTTCACCATCAAAAACAATGGTATGTCCTGCGTTATTTCCACCTTGAAACCGCACCACTACATCGGCTTGTTCAGCCAAAAAGTCCGTTACCTTGCCTTTTCCTTCGTCACCCCATTGGGTTCCTACCACAACTACACCTTTCATAAATAACCTCCTGAAATGAAAAAATGTACCACACATGGTACACCGATGGCGTACTAGTATAGTTTCTTGATACGCCGTTTTTGTCTTGTCCATTTGTATAATATCATTGTGCAAGACTCCTGTCAATATCGAATCGAATCCTATCTCAATCAATATATTATGCACATATAAAAAAAGGCTAAAATAAGCCTTTTTCCATTGATTATAAGATTTCTAGCAAGTCGACAATCACATATACGTAATGTCGATTTAGTTTGATTGTATCTAAGATGATATTGAGTTGTTCATTTTTATATTGGAATCGAATAAACTTACTAATGGTATATGCTTTTTCAAAGACATACTCTCCATTAATGTTTCGTGACGCCTCTTTTGTTAAGCGGAATGTGATATTATTCTTTAACTCTCGTATTTTCTCTAAACCTTTGATTTTTGCCAAATGCTCAAACAACTTCTCATACATATAGAGATCAATTTCTTTTGGCGGCATCCCAAAGCGATCTTGGAACTCTTCCTGAAGTTGCTTGATATCCTCTTTTGATTCTATTCGAGCGATTTTACGGTGCATTTCCATCTTAATGTAGTCGTTTTGAATGTAATTACTATCAATATATTTATCAACGCGAAGTTTCAAGGTTGTTATTTCATCAACCGGTTCTTCTATCGTTGTTTCAATACCTTGTTGTTTGGCATCTACTTCTTCCTTTAACATCTCTAAAAATAGGTCCAAACCAACGCTATCCATGAACCCTGACTGTTCCGTACCTAAGACGTCTCCCGCTCCTCGTATGGATAAATCTCGAACTGCAATTTTAAATCCAGAACCGAGTTCTGTGAACTCTTTAATTACCCGAAGTCGTTTCATTGCCTCTTCAGTTAGTTCTTTGTTTTTCGTATACATTAAGTACGCATAGGCAATCCGATTACTACGTCCAACACGACCCCGTATTTGGTATAACTGAGATAATCCGAGACGATCACTGTCATGAATTAATAATGTATTCGCATTGGGAATATCTATTCCTGTCTCAATAATCGTTGTGGAGACTAAAACATCATACTCTCCATCTAAAAAGGCTTGAATCACGTTTTCCATTCGTAAACGACTCATCTTCCCATGAGCATAACAAACACGTGCTTCTGGTACCAATCGTTCGATTTGATTGGCTACTACCCCAATATCATCGACCCGGTTATACAAGTAGAATACTTGTCCATTTCTAGCCATTTCCCTTTGGATCGCATCGCGTATTATCGAGTTGTTTCGTTCCAATACATACGTTTGAATTGGATATCGATTCAGTGGTGGCGTTTCCAATAACGACATGTTTTTTACTCCCATAATCGCCATTTGTAACGTTCGTGGTATAGGTGTGGCACTTAGGCTTAATACATCGATATTGATTTTCAACTCTTTGATTCGTTCTTTGTGTTCGACACCAAAGCGTTGTTCTTCATCCACAATTAACAATCCTAAATCATGGAACTTCATGTCTTTGGATAGTATTCGATGGGTTCCAATAATAACATCCATTTCTCCTGTCATTGCTTTATTTAAAATATCGCGTTGTACGGCTTTTGTTACGAATCGATTTAATAATCCAACTTTAATTCCATATTTATCAAATCGCTCTTTAAAAGTATAATAATGTTGCCGGGAAAGCACTGTAGTAGGCGCTAGATAGGCAACTTGTTTATTGTCTAATACAGCCTTAAAGGCAGCACGCATGGCGACTTCTGTTTTCCCATATCCGACATCGCCACATAATAAACGATCCATCGGCATTGTCGATTCCATATCTTGTTTTACATCGTCAATCGCTGTGATTTGATCCGGTGTTTCTTGATATTCAAAATCGGACTCAAACTCCATTTGAAACTCGGAATCTGGACTAAACGCAAATCCTTCTGCTTGTTCTCTAGCGGCGTATAGTTTAATGAGTTTGTCCGCTATATCCTTCACTTTTTTACGTACTCGCAGTTTCGTACGTGCCCATTCCCCGCTACCGAGTTTATGGATTTTTGGTTTAATGCCTTCACTACCGATATATTTCTGAATCAGATGAATGTTTTCAACAGGGATATATAATGTGTCATCCCCTTTATAAGCGATGTGAATATAGTCGTTGGTATAATCGCCAACAGTCATTTGAATAACGCCTAGAAATC
This genomic window contains:
- the mfd gene encoding transcription-repair coupling factor, producing MKKILEYIHNKPFYTDITNTFSNNKDVHIVNTNDSMSILSVLHIFAKQEGSIVLVTPNIYNAQKVYDLLANHMDENNLAFFPQDEFMTTEMLAMSSEFKVERIHTVVRILQNQKLIIVTNTTGLIKKLMPLKRWEKALIRLKKNSIVNVQATLQKLIFMGYQREETVEQQGEFSYRGGILDVYPLNEENPVRVEFFDDEVDSIRFFDINTQRSTIKATTVDIFPMYEFYYDQEDYLQIKQQVEEKLQQSTFKEKSLNRILDDLQALEHHNDIDKLARYQTFLPYKEETILDYIDNNIVVYWEHKRVLDNYDDVVHDITDWYEATEDYPKLGFELIQDIHHIFAGKSLYLDVFGDVKQSDKTINVRAKEAILYNNNIHMLLSDLGKYKGFTTIIITFKTEKGMRHFINLVDDKIPYNIIGRNDHIINKQLNIMVSDNQLSFEHHDINTIVLTEDNLFKQKEHKHGKYRSSMKDAKKISTVEELKKGDLIVHHAHGIGRFLGVIQMTVGDYTNDYIHIAYKGDDTLYIPVENIHLIQKYIGSEGIKPKIHKLGSGEWARTKLRVRKKVKDIADKLIKLYAAREQAEGFAFSPDSEFQMEFESDFEYQETPDQITAIDDVKQDMESTMPMDRLLCGDVGYGKTEVAMRAAFKAVLDNKQVAYLAPTTVLSRQHYYTFKERFDKYGIKVGLLNRFVTKAVQRDILNKAMTGEMDVIIGTHRILSKDMKFHDLGLLIVDEEQRFGVEHKERIKELKINIDVLSLSATPIPRTLQMAIMGVKNMSLLETPPLNRYPIQTYVLERNNSIIRDAIQREMARNGQVFYLYNRVDDIGVVANQIERLVPEARVCYAHGKMSRLRMENVIQAFLDGEYDVLVSTTIIETGIDIPNANTLLIHDSDRLGLSQLYQIRGRVGRSNRIAYAYLMYTKNKELTEEAMKRLRVIKEFTELGSGFKIAVRDLSIRGAGDVLGTEQSGFMDSVGLDLFLEMLKEEVDAKQQGIETTIEEPVDEITTLKLRVDKYIDSNYIQNDYIKMEMHRKIARIESKEDIKQLQEEFQDRFGMPPKEIDLYMYEKLFEHLAKIKGLEKIRELKNNITFRLTKEASRNINGEYVFEKAYTISKFIRFQYKNEQLNIILDTIKLNRHYVYVIVDLLEIL